Genomic window (Streptosporangium brasiliense):
CGGCGGTGGAGAGAGTGCTCGCCGACGACGATCTCGCCGCCGCCCTGGCCGCGGCGGCCGCGCAGAGGGGCGGCGGCCTACCTGGACAGGAGCAGGCGCTGGAGGCCGTGCTGGCGGTCTACGGGGGCCTGCCGCGGCGGGGAACAGCGGGCGGGGCCTGATTGTTCGGTTAGGTGCTGCCAAGCCGCACACCTATACTGGCTTGGTTAGGGGGGGAGTATCCCTTCGTGACAGTCTCGTCATCACGGTGCTGCCTCGCTCCACGAGGCCCCCGGGGCTGTCGGTCCGCGCCAGACTTCCGCGGGCGGGAGAGACCTCCGGCAGTCAGTCGTGCACGCCGCCGGAGGGTTATCTATCGTGACTGTTCCTTTCTGGGCATGGATCGCCGTCATCGGCGGTCTGCTGGTCGTCCTCGCCGTTGATCTCTGGATCGTCGACCGGGGCGAGCCCCGAGAGTTCTCCATGAAGCAGGCGGGTTTCTGGGTCGGCTTCTACGTCACGCTCGCCGTCCTGTTCGGCATCACATTGTGGATCTTCGCCGGGCCGACCTCGGCGGGCCAGTTCTTCGCGGGCTACATCACCGAATACAGCCTGAGCGTCGACAACCTCTTCGTCTTCTACATCATCATGACCCGCTTCGCGGTGCCCAAGATCCACCAGCACAAGGTGCTGCTGGTCGGCATCCTGCTGGCCCTGGTCATGCGTGGCGTCTTCATCGCCGTCGGCGCCGCCGCGCTGGCGAGCTTCAGCTGGCTGTTCTACGTCTTCGGCCTGTTCCTGATCTACACCGCGGTGCAGCTCGTCCGTCAGCACGGTCAGGACGAGGACGACTTCAACGAGAACGCGGTCCTGCGCTGGGCGCGGCGGGTGCTGCCGCACACCGACGACTACGTGGGCTCCAAGGTCGTCGTCAAGGTCGACGGCAAGCGCATGGTCACCCCGCTGCTGATCGTGATGGTCGCCATCGGCACCACCGACCTGCTGTTCGCCCTCGACTCGATTCCCGCGATCTTCGGCCTCACCACCGACGCCTTCATCGTCTTCAGCGCCAACGCGTTCGCCCTGATGGGGCTGCGTCAGCTCTACTTCCTGCTGGGCGGTCTGCTGCAGCGTCTGGTCTACCTGAGCTACGGTCTGGCGTTCATCCTTGGTTTTATCGGGGTTAAGCTGATTCT
Coding sequences:
- a CDS encoding TerC family protein — its product is MTVPFWAWIAVIGGLLVVLAVDLWIVDRGEPREFSMKQAGFWVGFYVTLAVLFGITLWIFAGPTSAGQFFAGYITEYSLSVDNLFVFYIIMTRFAVPKIHQHKVLLVGILLALVMRGVFIAVGAAALASFSWLFYVFGLFLIYTAVQLVRQHGQDEDDFNENAVLRWARRVLPHTDDYVGSKVVVKVDGKRMVTPLLIVMVAIGTTDLLFALDSIPAIFGLTTDAFIVFSANAFALMGLRQLYFLLGGLLQRLVYLSYGLAFILGFIGVKLILEALHSSGVSWAPEVPIWLSLSVIGVTMVITTVASLIKARRDGRESKEITTSASGKQG